In the Oncorhynchus keta strain PuntledgeMale-10-30-2019 chromosome 14, Oket_V2, whole genome shotgun sequence genome, one interval contains:
- the LOC118360033 gene encoding mucin-5AC-like isoform X5 — protein MALAIGLTASQSEDTSKATVNIIPSMSRMPEIAGVSPMHNGQVCSTWGNYHFKTFDGDIFQLPSTCNYVVTSLCKSSYEDFNIQMRRQVVDNQPTISKITMKLDGVVVELSKGSVVVNGKNATLPFSQSGILIEETTSYIKIKAKLGLVAIWNQEDSFLVEMDIKFRNKTCGLCGDFNGVQQFDEFYSHGMKLSPVDFGNFWKLDGPTESCTEKTLLSNHKCPNLKPVCEQLLSGPAFSSCKDLLAIDSFVEACVSDLCHCDNSTKSFCLCNTISEYSRQCVHAGGKPQQWRTEQFCYKTCPFNMEYQECGNPCVDTCSNPERGQMCEEHCSDGCFCPPGTVFDDVNKNGCIALSQCSCRHNGKTYAPGESYSSTCKDCSCGGGQWKCVDKDCPGTCSVEGGSHINTYDGKAYTFHGDCSYILTKDCDGMQFTVLGDLVQCGLSDSETCLKAVTLSLSEGATVINIQPNGKAFVNGIYSQLPFSVAGVTIFRASSFFIIVQTTFGLQLEIQLSPIMQVYIAASTVWQQRTCGLCGNFNNNQGDDFKVLSGVTEGTAIGFANTWKTRASCPDIKSSFESPCSLSLDNEKYAQHWCSQLADPKGLFAPCHAAISPDMYKDNCMYDSCNCEKSEDCMCAAVSSYVHACAAEGIQLSGWRDTICNKYSTSCPSTMVYSYSMEISDRSCRCYSDSDFTCSITFEPVDGCVCSEGTYLDDEGKCVPPASCPCYYKGSVVSPGEVISKDGTMCTCKEGKLHCIGDSPDHPSCVAPMVFVNCSNASPGVRGLECQKSCNILDMACISTECISGCMCPPGLVSDGKGGCIKPDLCPCSHNAATYQPGDSIKVDCNTCTCKDRKWQCTTNLCHGTCAIYGDGHYITFDGKRFTFEGDCEYTLTKDYCGNNNANGSFRVITENIPCGTTGTTCSKAIKLFLGNNELILTEGNYQVIERNTGEAVPYQIRTMGIYLVIEANNGLILMWDRKTSMFIKLNPQFKGHVCGLCGNYDGNANNDFTTRSQAVVVNPLDFGNSWKVSASCPDAMNKRSPCTANPYRQSWSQKQCSIIQSKVFTDCHSKVDPSSFYDACVTDSCACDSGGDCECFCTAVAAYAEACNEAGACIAWRSPQICPLFCDYYNPPGECEWHYKACGAQCMKTCRNPSGSCSTQIPPLEGCYPKCPPAQPFFDEDIMKCVEKEQCGCYGRDGKHYNNGEKVPTTENCQTCYCNSVTVDCKYDVQACTCTYNGNKYPYGHIIYDTTDGHSSCMTAVCGKNGTIHRDMYPCSTTTPTTSIPSHPTPSTNVPTSTSFSTVTTNVFTFSTPTTTEPATSSTETTVSPTTFTTTCGYPCVWSQWFDTTFPTLGTPGGDSETYNNIRAEGHNICEKPSKIQCRAEKYPNVSISQVGQVVQCNVAEGLTCRNEDQSGPFPLCFNYQVRVLCCDEDLCTSKPTTISPTTTRPPVMTTTTTTTATTSTISTTTLNTKTPTCTVCEWSPWYNVDYPQFGPGGGDNESIKKILESGKHICEKPVDVICQAVRYPGIPLSELGQKVECNTKVGLICQNKDQGIPPICLDYEIKVKCCKSVKCHTTTQETTTTPTVTTTIMSTSTLTTITSKPMTITTPPTSTQPLTTTTTPTTTTTPTTTILTSPAPATTSTTIPSTTTPTPTTTILTSTAPSTTKTTTLPSTTTPTSTPTSTSTGASTTQCSGEESCVWSDWINLGQPTSGSEGGDNESIKNIIASGYHICSAPEAVECRAKQYPGLQISQLGQDVTCNPSVGLICKNSKQGLQQKCFDYEIRVKCCQCPPTTHIPTTTTTTTTVLSTTTPTPTTTILTSTAPSTTKTTTLPSTTTPTSTPTSTSTGASTTQCSGEESCVWSDWINLGQPTSGSEGGDNESIKNIIASGYHICSAPEAVECRAKQYPGLQISQLGQDVTCNPSVGLICKNSKQGLQQKCFDYEIRVKCCQCPPTTHIPTTTTTTTTVLSTTSPTPTTTILTSTAPSTTKTTTLPSTTTPTSTPTSTSTGASTTQCSGEESCVWSDWINLGQPTSGSEGGDNESIKNIIASGYHICSAPEAVECRAKQYPGLQISQLGQDVTCNPSVGLICKNSKQGLQQKCFDYEIRVKCCQCPPTTHIPTTTTTTTTVLSTTTPTPTTTILTSTAPSTTKTTTLPSTTTPTSTPTSTSTGASTTQCNGEEICVWSDWINLGQPTSGSEGGDNESIKNIIASGYHICSAPEAVECRAKQYPGLQISQLGQDVTCNPSVGLICKNSKQGLQQKCFDYEIRVKCCQCPPTTHIPTTTTTTTTTTQPPITSTFPTTSYPVTSGGTTSPTITSTEPVCFCHFNHRDFSVGSIVYNVSDHDGWCYIGLCNKTCKVETRSFRCDVTTTPVTTTSPTTTLLPTTTTIPHTTERPTTTQKYPIEINCHHEHPPRQNGESWKHNQCTNGTCANGKVIYEHVHCETPKPIACENNYPPIKVYDESGCCFHYECQCICYGWGDPHYVTFDGTYYGFQGNCSYVLVKEILPKYNFSVVIDNYYCDAPDGLSCPQSLTIYYQSYKIFMTKKDVDGVFTSLIYVNQKRIIPAYETKDFRITDNGIETLLVIPAINAKVSFTGLMFSIYLPWDKFSGNTEGQCGTCDNNRTDDCRLPNGTIDSSCPDMAHQWHVADHNNSQCTPPSPEPTPTPLPGCDPPICHLIQSKVFESCHKIIPYEPFLVACIFDVCHMDDVTIGCTSLQTYADACAQAGVCIEWRNYTNGQCDFTCEKPKVYNACGPQVEPTCNAWYNFKFIQTQNEFSVMGDIQLEGCYCPPGTTLMSSSSNYCIPSCDICPLPNGEWKEANETWVSNCQDCVCDPYSLEIQCQPVACQHQPPLTCDQEGQVKVVETVDCCQKDKCECDVTRCSTSKITCPVGFETEATMGVCCPTYQCMPKDVCVFNNTEYQPGANVPGDKCKNCVCGDRVDAQSHLHIIECQPTECDTHCQQGFDHQAVPGQCCGKCVQTSCVVMLPDNTTHTIQPGSIWIPSGEKCLKFECVKIMDQFIPIEAKTVCPDFHPEDCLPGTEVIAPDGCCHVCVPKHKPCNVTKGKVYLDSNGCKSANEVEVTTCGGSCGTYAMYSLEANMMERSCTCCREVSTTKKEVEMICPDGSKFNHSYIHINKCGCQRTECVTPEETQVTRSRRRRR, from the exons AAACCAGTTTGTGAGCAGTTGCTCTCCGGTCCTGCCTTCAGCAGCTGTAAGGACTTGTTGGCCATCGACTCATTTGTTGAGGCCTGTGTATCTGACCTGTGCCACTGTGATAACAGCACCAAGTCCTTCTGCCTGTGTAACACCATCTCAGAGTACTCCCGTCAGTGTGTTCATGCAGGAGGGAAGCCCCAGCAATGGAGGACTGAACAGTTCTGCT ATAAAACATGCCCCTTCAACATGGAGTACCAGGAGTGTGGAAACCCCTGTGTTGACACCTGCTCCAACCCTGAGAGAGGCCAGATGTGTGAGGAACACTGCTCAGATGGCTGCTTTTGTCCTCCAG GCACCGTTTTTGATGACGTCAACAAGAACGGTTGTATCGCATTGAGTCAATGCTCCTGCCGCCACAATGGAAAAACCTACGCACCCGGAGAGTCTTATTCAAGCACTTGTAAAGATTG CTCCTGTGGTGGTGGTCAGTGGAAGTGTGTGGACAAGGACTGTCCTGGGACCTGCTCTGTGGAGGGAGGATCCCACATCAACACCTATGATGGAAAAGCCTACACCTTCCACGGGGACTGCTCTTACATTCTGACCAAG GACTGTGATGGGATGCAATTCACTGTACTGGGTGATCTGGTGCAGTGTGGGCTTTCTGACAGTGAGACTTGTCTAAAGGCTGTTACCCTGTCCCTCTCAGAAGGAGCCACT GTGATCAACATACAACCAAATGGAAAAGCCTTTGTAAATGGAATCTATTCTCAGCTGCCCTTTTCTGTTG CTGGAGTAACTATTTTCAGAGCCTCCTCATTTTTCATCATCGTCCAGACCACCTTTGGCCTCCAGTTGGAAATCCAACTCTCACCAATCATGCAGGTCTATATTGCTGCAAGCACcgtttggcagcagagaacttgcG GTCTTTGTGGAAACTTCAACAACAACCAAGGAGATGATTTCAAGGTCCTGAGCGGAGTGACTGAGGGCACAGCCATTGGTTTTGCAAACACCTGGAAAACACGAGCCAGCTGCCCAGACATCAAGAGTAGCTTTGAAAGCCCCTGCAGTTTAAGTCTTGACAATG AGAAATATGCCCAGCACTGGTGCTCTCAGCTGGCTGATCCTAAAGGGTTGTTTGCTCCATGCCATGCAGCGATAAGCCCAGACATGTACAAAGAT AACTGCATGTATGACAGCTGTAACTGCGAGAAGAGTGAGGACTGCATGTGTGCTGCCGTCTCCTCTTATGTCCACGCTTGTGCTGCCGAGGGTATCCAGCTCAGCGGCTGGAGAGACACTATCTGCA ACAAATACTCCACCTCGTGCCCTAGCACCATGGTCTACAGCTACAGCATGGAAATCAGTGATCGCTCCTGCCGCTGCTACAGCGACTCTGACTTTACCTGTTCAATCACCTTCGAGCCTGTGGATGGGTGTGTCTGTTCTGAGGGAACCTACCTGGATGATGAGGGCAAGTGTGTTCCACCAGCCAGCTGCCCTTGTTATTACAAGGGCTCAGTGGTGTCCCCTGGAGAGGTCATCAGCAAGGATGGAACCATGTG CACCTGCAAGGAGGGAAAACTCCATTGTATTGGAGATTCACCTGATCATCCAT CATGTGTTGCACCAATGGTTTTCGTCAACTGCTCCAATGCAAGCCCAGGAGTGAGAGGGTTAGAGTGTCAGAAGAGCTGCAACATTCTGGATATGGCCTGT ATCAGCACAGAGTGCATATCAGGCTGTATGTGTCCTCCTGGACTGGTATCTGATGGAAAAGGAGGCTGCATCAAGCCAGACCTTTGTCCTTGTTCTCACAATGCAGCTACTTACCAACCAGGAGACAGCATCAAGGTCGACTGCAATACCTG CACTTGTAAAGACAGAAAATGGCAGTGCACAACTAACCTGTGCCATGGAACCTGTGCCATTTATGGAGATGGACACTACATTACCTTTGATGGGAAACGATTCACTTTCGAAGGAGACTGTGAATACACTCTTACAAAG GACTACTGTGGAAACAACAATGCCAATGGCAGCTTCAGAGTCATCACTGAGAACATTCCCTGTGGAACAACAGGCACCACCTGCTCCAAGGCCATCAAGCTCTTCCTGGGG AACAATGAATTAATCCTGACGGAAGGGAACTACCAAGTCATTGAGAGAAATACAGGGGAGGCGGTTCCTTACCAGATTCGCACAATGGGCATCTACCTTGTGATTGAAGCCAATAATGGGTTGATTCTCATGTGGGACAGGAAAACAAGCATGTTCATCAAACTTAACCCACAGTTCAAG GGACATGTCTGTGGTCTGTGTGGAAACTATGATGGCAATGCAAACAATGACTTCACTACCAGGAGCCAGGCAGTAGTTGTCAACCCTCTAGACTTTGGAAACAGCTGGAAAGTCTCTGCAAGCTGCCCCGATGCAATGAACAAAAGGAGCCCCTGTACTGCCAACCCTTACAGGCAGTCTTGGTCACAGAAGCAGTGCAGCATCATACAGAGCAAAGTTTTCACAGACTGCCATTCTAAA GTGGACCCCTCTTCTTTCTACGATGCTTGTGTGACAGACTCGTGTGCTTGCGACAGTGGTGGAGACTGTGAGTGTTTCTGTACCGCTGTGGCAGCTTATGCAGAGGCCTGTAATGAGGCTGGAGCCTGCATAGCCTGGAGAAGCCCACAAATCTGCC CACTGTTCTGTGATTACTACAACCCCCCTGGAGAATGTGAGTGGCACTACAAGGCCTGTGGAGCTCAGTGTATGAAGACCTGCAGGAATCCCTCCGGGAGCTGCTCAACTCAGATACCACCTCTTGAAG GTTGCTATCCAAAATGTCCTCCTGCTCAACCCTTCTTTGATGAAGATATAATGAAGTGTGTGGAGAAGGAGCAGTGTGGCTGCTATGGCAGAGATGGAAAACACTACAATAATGGAGAAAAAGTACCGACCACAGAAAACTGCCAGACATG CTATTGTAATTCAGTGACAGTGGACTGCAAATACGATGTACAAG CTTGCACTTGCACCTACAATGGGAACAAATACCCCTATGGGCATATCATATACGATACAACGGATGGACATAGCAGCTGTATGACAGCAGTTTGTGGGAAGAATGGAACCATTCACCGGGACATGTACCCATGTTCAACTACAACTCCAACAACTTCTATTCCATCTCATCCAACTCCATCTACGAATGTTCCTACCTCTACATCATTCTCTACAGTGACAACAAATGTTTTCACTTTCTCAACACCAACGACAACTG AGCCAGCCACATCttcaacagagacaacagtgtCTCCAACAACCTTTACCACTACATGTGGATATCCATGTGTGTGGTCACAGTGGTTTGATACCACATTCCCTACACTTGGAACTCCAGGAGGAGACTCTGAAACCTACAACAACATAAGAGCAGAGGGACACAATATATGTGAGAAGCCAAGCAAGATCCAATGCAGAGCCGAGAAGTACCCAAATGTTAGCATAAGCCAAGTAGGCCAAGTGGTGCAGTGTAATGTAGCAGAAGGGTTGACTTGCAGAAATGAAGACCAGTCAGGCCCATTCCCACTGTGCTTTAACTACCAAGTCCGAGTCCTCTGCTGTGATGAAGATCTTTGCACATCTAAGCCTACAACCATTTCACCAACAACTACAAGACCACCTGTTATGACGACAACCACAACTACAACAGCAACCACCTCCACTATATCAACGACCACGTTGAATACAAAAACCCCTACCTGCACAGTTTGTGAGTGGTCACCTTGGTATAATGTGGACTATCCTCAATTTGGTCCTGGGGGTGGTGACAATGAATCAATTAAAAAGATTCTAGAATCTGGAAAACATATTTGTGAAAAACCAGTGGATGTCATATGCCAAGCAGTGCGATATCCAGGGATCCCATTGTCTGAATTAGGACAGAAGGTAGAATGTAATACAAAGGTTGGATTAATATGCCAGAACAAAGATCAAGGTATTCCTCCAATATGCCTTGACTATGAAATTAAGGTAAAATGTTGTAAGAGTGTGAAatgtcacactacaacacaagaAACTACAACTACACCTACTGTCACAACTACAATAATGTCAACATCCACATTAACTACAATAACAAGTAAACCAATGACAATCACTACTCCTCCAACCTCAACTCAACCTCTGACCACAACTACAACTccaaccaccacaacaacacccACTACTACGATCTTAACATCGCCTGCTCCAgctaccacatcaacaacaattccttcgaccacgACTCCTACACCCACTACTACAATCTTAACTTCGACAGCTCCATCTACCACAAAAACAACAACTCTGCCTTCTACTACAACTCCAACCTCTACTCCTACATCAACCTCAACAGGAGCATCAACTACCCAGTGCAGTGGTGAAGAAAGTTGTGTGTGGTCAGACTGGATCAACCTTGGTCAGCCAACCTCTGGCTCTGAAGGTGGAGATAATGAATCCATTAAGAACATCATTGCTAGTGGTTATCACATTTGCTCAGCTCCAGAGGCAGTTGAATGTAGAGCAAAACAATACCCTGGACTTCAGATCTCTCAGCTTGGCCAAGACGTGACTTGCAATCCATCCGTTGGACTGATTTGTAAAAACAGTAAGCAAG GTCTTCAGCAAAAGTGCTTCGATTACGAGATACGAGTGAAATGTTGTCAATGTCCTCCCACAACACACAtcccgacaacaacaacaacaacaacaacagttctgTCGACCACGACTCCTACACCCACTACTACAATCTTAACTTCGACAGCTCCATCTACCACAAAAACAACAACTCTGCCTTCTACTACAACTCCAACCTCTACTCCTACATCAACCTCAACAGGAGCATCAACTACCCAGTGCAGTGGTGAAGAAAGTTGTGTGTGGTCAGACTGGATCAACCTTGGTCAGCCAACCTCTGGCTCTGAAGGTGGAGATAATGAATCCATTAAGAACATCATTGCTAGTGGTTATCACATTTGCTCAGCTCCAGAGGCAGTTGAATGTAGAGCAAAACAATACCCTGGACTTCAGATCTCTCAGCTTGGCCAAGACGTGACTTGCAATCCATCCGTTGGACTGATTTGTAAAAACAGTAAGCAAGGTCTTCAGCAAAAGTGCTTCGATTACGAGATACGAGTGAAATGTTGTCAATGTCCTCCCACAACACACAtcccgacaacaacaacaacaacaacaacagttctgTCGACCACGAGTCCTACACCCACTACTACAATCTTAACTTCGACAGCTCCATCTACCACAAAAACAACAACTCTGCCTTCTACTACAACTCCAACCTCTACTCCTACATCAACCTCAACAGGAGCATCAACTACCCAGTGCAGTGGTGAAGAAAGTTGTGTGTGGTCAGACTGGATCAACCTTGGTCAGCCAACCTCTGGCTCTGAAGGTGGAGATAATGAATCCATTAAGAACATCATTGCTAGTGGTTATCACATTTGCTCAGCTCCAGAGGCAGTTGAATGTAGAGCAAAACAATACCCTGGACTTCAGATCTCTCAGCTTGGCCAAGACGTGACTTGCAATCCATCCGTTGGACTGATTTGTAAAAACAGTAAGCAAGGTCTTCAGCAAAAGTGTTTCGATTACGAGATACGAGTGAAATGTTGTCAATGTCCTCCCACAACACACAtcccgacaacaacaacaacaacaacaacagttctgTCGACCACGACTCCTACACCCACTACTACAATCTTAACTTCGACAGCTCCATCTACCACAAAAACAACAACTCTGCCTTCTACTACAACTCCAACCTCGACTCCTACATCAACCTCAACAGGAGCATCAACTACCCAGTGCAATGGTGAAGAAATTTGTGTGTGGTCAGACTGGATCAACCTTGGTCAGCCAACCTCTGGCTCTGAAGGTGGAGATAATGAATCCATTAAGAACATCATTGCTAGTGGTTATCACATTTGCTCAGCTCCAGAGGCAGTTGAATGTAGAGCAAAACAATACCCTGGACTTCAGATCTCTCAGCTTGGCCAAGACGTGACTTGCAATCCATCTGTTGGACTGATTTGTAAAAACAGTAAGCAAGGTCTTCAGCAAAAGTGCTTCGATTACGAGATACGAGTGAAATGTTGTCAATGTCCTCCCACAACACACAtcccgacaacaacaacaacaacaacaacaacaactcagCCACCCATAACTAGTACTTTCCCTACAACCTCATATCCTGTAACATCTGGTGGAACAACATCACCAACAATTACATCCACTGAACCCGTTTGTTTTTGCCATTTCAATCATCGTGATTTCTCCGTTG GCTCAATTGTTTACAATGTCTCTGACCATGATGGATGGTGCTACATTGGTCTCTGCAACAAGACATGCAAAGTAGAAACCCGTTCCTTCAGATGTGATGTAACAACTACCCCAGTTACCACTACTTCACCCACCACTACACTGctcccaacaacaacaacaataccacATACAACAGAAAGACCAACCACCACCCAAAAATATCCAATTGAGATAAACTGTCACCATGAACATCCTCCAAGACAG AACGGTGAAAGCTGGAAACATAACCAGTGCACCAACGGAACATGCGCCAACGGGAAAGTTATTTATGAGCATGTACATTGTGAGACTCCGAAGCCAATAGCATGTGAAAATAACTATCCTCCGATCAAAGTGTATGACGAATCTGGATGCTGTTTCCACTATGAGTGTCAAT GTATCTGCTATGGTTGGGGAGACCCTCACTATGTCACCTTTGATGGAACATACTATGGCTTCCAAGGAAATTGTTCTTACGTCTTGGTCAAAGAAATCCTGCCAAAGTACAACTTCAGTGTTGTAATCGACAATTACTATTGTGATGCCCCAGATGGACTTTCCTGCCCTCAGTCTCTGACAATTTATTATCAATCTTACAAGATATTCATGACCAAGAAGGACGTTGATGGAGTTTTCACAAGTCTG ATTTATGTAAACCAGAAACGCATCATCCCAGCATATGAGACCAAGGACTTCCGCATCACAGACAACGGGATTGAGACCCTTTTAGTCATACCAGCAATTAATGCCAAGGTGTCTTTCACTGGTCTTATGTTTAGCATATACCTGCCCTGGGACAAGTTCAGTGGCAACACTGAGGGCCAGTGTG GTACATGTGACAACAACCGGACAGATGACTGCCGCTTGCCAAATGGAACTATCGATTCATCTTGTCCAGACATGGCACACCAATGGCATGTTGCTGACCACAATAACAGTCAGTGCACTCCACCATCACCAGAACCGACACCAACACCACTACCAGGCTGCGATCCACCCATTTGTCATCTCATTCAAAGCAA GGTCTTTGAGAGTTGCCATAAGATAATCCCCTACGAGCCATTCCTTGTGGCATGTATCTTTGATGTGTGCCATATGGATGATGTTACTATTGGCTGCACCAGCTTGCAGACCTATGCTGATGCATGTGCACAAGCAGGAGTCTGTATTGAGTGGAGAAATTATACAAATGGACAATGTG ACTTCACATGCGAGAAACCCAAGGTGTATAATGCCTGCGGTCCACAAGTTGAACCAACCTGTAATGCCTG GTACAATTTCAAATTCATCCAGACTCAAAATGAGTTCAGCGTCATGGGAGATATACAATTGGAGGGATGCTATTGCCCTCCTGGTACCACTTTGATGAGTTCCAGCTCAAACTACTGTATCCCCAGCTGTG ATATTTGTCCGTTGCCAAATGGAGAATGGAAAGAG GCTAATGAGACCTGGGTGAGCAACTGCCAGGATTGTGTATGTGACCCATACAGTCTGGAAATCCAGTGCCAGCCGGTGGCATGCCAACATCAACCTCCTCTCACCTGTGATCAGGAGGGCCAAGTTAAGGTCGTAGAAACCGTTGACTGTTGTCAAAAGGACAAATGCG AGTGTGATGTCACACGATGCTCTACTTCCAAGATAACTTGTCCAGTCGGATTTGAGACAGAGGCAACTATGGGAGTCTGCTGCCCAACGTATCAATGCA TGCCAAAGGATGTCTGTGTGTTTAACAACACTGAATATCAG CCAGGTGCCAATGTTCCTGGGGACAAGTGTAAGAattgtgtgtgtggtgacagGGTGGATGCCCAATCCCATCTACATATCATTGAGTGTCAACCTACTGAATGTGACACTCACTGCCAGCAG GGCTTTGATCATCAAGCCGTTCCTGGGCAGTGTTGTGGGAAGTGTGTACAGACAAGCTGTGTGGTTATGCTGCCAGATAATACCACACACACTATTCAG CCTGGTTCCATCTGGATACCATCTGGAGAGAAGTGTCTCAAGTTTGAGTGCGTAAAGATTATGGACCAATTCATCCCAATTGAGGCTAAGACTGTGTGCCCTGACTTCCACCCAGAAGATTGCCTACCC gGAACTGAAGTCATTGCTCCAGATGGTTGCTGCCATGTCT GTGTTCCAAAACATAAGCCATGCAACGTGACAAAGGGAAAAGTGTACCTGGACAGCAATGGGTGCAAGTCTGCAAACGAGGTGGAAGTGACAACATGCGGAGGATCCTGTGGCACCTACGCCAT GTATTCTCTTGAGGCCAACATGATGGAGCGCTCTTGTACCTGTTGTCGGGAAGTATCCACCACCAAGAAGGAAGTGGAGATGATCTGCCCAGATGGTTCAAAGTTCAACCACTCCTACATCCACATCAATAAATGTGGCTGCCAGAGGACAGAGTGCGTGACCCCGGAGGAAACCCAGGTCACAAGGTCACGACGCAGGAGAAGATGA